In Carnobacterium sp. CP1, the following are encoded in one genomic region:
- the map gene encoding type I methionyl aminopeptidase, whose translation MITLKSEREIDAMAESGALLADVHVALRDFIKPGITSWDINQFVHKYIEDHGAIAEQIGFEGYEYATCVSINDEICHGFPRKEVLKDNDLIKVDMVVNLKGAMSDSCWSYIVGESTEETEKLLEVTKKALYLGIEQAQVGNRIGDIGHAIQTYVEGEGYSVVREFVGHGIGPTMHEAPSVPHYGEAGKGLRLKEGMVITIEPMVNTGTWKSKMDNNGWTARTKDGGLSCQFEHTLAITKEGPRILTMQKD comes from the coding sequence TTGATTACATTAAAATCTGAACGTGAAATTGACGCAATGGCTGAATCAGGTGCGTTATTAGCTGATGTTCACGTAGCTTTACGTGACTTCATTAAACCCGGCATCACCAGCTGGGATATTAACCAATTTGTACACAAATATATTGAAGACCACGGGGCTATCGCCGAACAAATCGGGTTTGAAGGATATGAATACGCAACTTGTGTCAGCATCAACGATGAAATTTGTCACGGATTTCCAAGAAAAGAAGTACTAAAAGACAACGACTTGATCAAAGTCGATATGGTTGTAAACTTAAAAGGTGCCATGTCTGATTCTTGCTGGAGCTATATTGTCGGTGAAAGCACCGAAGAAACAGAAAAATTGCTGGAAGTTACTAAAAAAGCTCTTTATCTAGGAATTGAGCAAGCACAAGTTGGAAATCGTATTGGCGATATTGGCCATGCTATCCAAACTTATGTTGAAGGGGAAGGTTATTCTGTGGTTCGTGAATTCGTAGGACACGGTATTGGACCAACCATGCATGAAGCACCATCTGTTCCTCATTATGGAGAAGCAGGCAAAGGTCTTCGCTTAAAAGAGGGCATGGTAATTACGATCGAACCAATGGTAAACACTGGAACATGGAAATCAAAAATGGACAACAATGGCTGGACAGCTCGTACAAAAGACGGCGGATTGAGCTGCCAATTTGAACACACCTTGGCCATTACTAAAGAAGGTCCAAGAATTCTAACAATGCAAAAAGATTAG
- a CDS encoding flavodoxin, producing the protein MTTAMIVYASLTGNTEECTTIIEEALENLGVDVETVDCMQAEPEDFLDVDICLVGTYTYGNDANLPDEIVDFYEELAEIDLTGKVFGTYGSGDTFYDKFCQSVDDFTERFKEIGAIEGAESVKVDLDPGEEDIENLNSFAKKLVEKAADL; encoded by the coding sequence GTGACAACTGCAATGATTGTATATGCAAGTTTAACAGGCAACACAGAAGAATGCACAACGATTATAGAAGAAGCTTTAGAAAATTTAGGCGTAGATGTTGAAACGGTGGACTGCATGCAAGCTGAACCGGAAGACTTTCTAGATGTGGATATTTGCCTCGTCGGTACCTATACGTACGGGAATGATGCGAACTTGCCAGATGAGATCGTGGATTTCTATGAAGAATTAGCTGAAATTGATTTAACCGGTAAAGTATTTGGGACATATGGTTCTGGCGATACTTTTTATGACAAATTTTGCCAATCGGTTGATGATTTTACGGAACGGTTCAAAGAAATCGGAGCTATCGAAGGTGCTGAAAGCGTGAAAGTAGATTTAGATCCAGGTGAAGAAGATATCGAAAATTTGAATAGCTTCGCAAAAAAACTCGTTGAAAAAGCAGCTGATTTATAA
- a CDS encoding TetR/AcrR family transcriptional regulator: MARKKTIMKSQILDTAYAVVKAEGFEGFTARNIAKTMDCSTQPIYLEFKNMDDLKNELFIKVKDYLAETIYPKKRTEDAILDTCLNFVYFAKEETVFFKALFLEDHLGSERLHKISFEAMLKAFEQNNETKNLTKAEKRERFEEIWIVVYGTAALIAQGLLKFDEKTVTENLKNTIANTI, translated from the coding sequence ATGGCAAGAAAAAAAACGATTATGAAATCACAAATTCTTGATACAGCCTACGCTGTTGTAAAAGCGGAAGGATTCGAAGGATTTACGGCACGAAATATAGCTAAGACAATGGACTGTTCCACTCAACCGATTTATTTAGAATTCAAAAACATGGATGATCTTAAAAATGAACTATTTATAAAAGTCAAAGACTATCTTGCTGAAACGATTTATCCGAAAAAACGGACAGAGGATGCTATTTTAGATACGTGTCTCAATTTTGTTTATTTTGCAAAAGAAGAAACGGTGTTTTTCAAAGCGTTGTTTTTAGAAGACCATTTGGGCTCTGAACGCTTGCATAAGATTTCTTTTGAAGCTATGCTCAAAGCATTTGAACAAAACAATGAAACGAAAAATCTTACAAAGGCAGAAAAAAGAGAACGTTTCGAAGAAATTTGGATCGTCGTTTACGGAACTGCCGCTTTGATTGCACAGGGACTTTTGAAGTTTGATGAAAAAACTGTTACTGAAAACTTGAAAAACACCATAGCTAATACAATTTAA
- a CDS encoding aminopeptidase translates to MVLPNFNELLNKYAYAIVKTGINVQKGHTVILQTDVDQAPLARLITKKAYELGAKEVIVKWSDDIVNREQFIGTPQDILTDIPQYKIDESLDMVAKGASRISLRSSDPDALAGVDGEKVAAYQSAVGKALSEQRKATQANKVSWVVAAAAGSKWAAKVFPDLATEEEQVDALWDAIFKAVHMYDADPIATWEQKDVTLNEKADELNKEQFVALHYTAPGTDLTVGLPVNHRWEGAGSDNVRGERFMANMPTEEVFTAPDANRVDGVVKSTKPLSYAGTTILDMEFTFKDGKVVNVTAAEGEDVLKRLIETDEGAAHLGEVALVPDPSPISQSGITFYNTLFDENASNHLALGSAYAFSLIGGTEMSEEELKAAGLNRSTVHVDFMIGSKDMDIDGIRKDGSKVPVFRNGDWA, encoded by the coding sequence ATGGTATTACCAAATTTTAATGAGCTTTTAAACAAGTATGCATATGCGATTGTTAAAACAGGAATCAATGTGCAAAAAGGACATACAGTGATTCTTCAAACAGACGTTGATCAAGCGCCGCTTGCTCGTTTGATTACAAAAAAAGCCTATGAACTAGGGGCTAAAGAAGTTATTGTGAAATGGTCTGATGATATCGTGAACCGTGAACAATTCATCGGTACTCCGCAAGACATTTTGACCGATATTCCGCAATACAAAATAGATGAATCATTAGACATGGTTGCTAAAGGCGCAAGCCGTATCAGCTTACGTTCTTCTGATCCAGATGCTTTAGCTGGTGTAGACGGCGAAAAAGTTGCTGCTTACCAATCAGCTGTTGGAAAAGCTTTAAGCGAACAGCGCAAAGCGACACAAGCCAACAAAGTCAGCTGGGTCGTTGCCGCTGCTGCTGGTTCAAAATGGGCAGCTAAAGTCTTCCCTGATTTAGCAACTGAAGAAGAACAAGTAGATGCTTTATGGGATGCAATCTTCAAAGCTGTCCACATGTACGATGCTGACCCGATTGCTACATGGGAGCAAAAAGATGTGACGTTAAACGAAAAAGCAGACGAATTGAACAAAGAGCAATTTGTGGCCTTGCATTATACAGCACCTGGCACAGACTTGACTGTTGGCTTGCCCGTTAACCACCGTTGGGAAGGCGCAGGCAGCGATAACGTTCGCGGCGAACGCTTTATGGCCAATATGCCAACCGAAGAAGTCTTTACCGCTCCTGATGCAAACCGCGTTGATGGGGTCGTTAAAAGCACGAAACCATTAAGCTATGCTGGAACGACGATTTTGGATATGGAATTCACCTTTAAAGATGGCAAAGTCGTTAATGTTACTGCTGCAGAAGGCGAAGATGTTTTAAAACGGTTGATTGAAACCGATGAAGGCGCAGCTCATTTAGGTGAAGTTGCTTTAGTACCTGACCCATCTCCTATCTCTCAATCGGGCATCACTTTTTACAATACGTTATTTGACGAAAATGCTTCAAATCACTTAGCTTTAGGTTCTGCTTATGCTTTCAGCTTAATTGGCGGAACAGAAATGTCTGAAGAAGAATTGAAAGCAGCCGGTTTGAACCGCAGTACGGTACACGTTGACTTTATGATTGGTTCAAAAGACATGGATATCGACGGTATCCGTAAAGACGGCAGCAAAGTACCGGTTTTCCGTAATGGAGATTGGGCGTAA
- a CDS encoding TetR/AcrR family transcriptional regulator: MELERSTDKRILKSKKAISDAFIALLKETEKDEGFKKITITDIVRKADVNRGTFYKHFYFKEDILKETQADILSEFSLMLTENYQGVRFSSLKDTPLNDSIFKFILENKDFFHLAFQSIGFSNLQMDFTKCIEDVLTNQFFLHAAPSHISKSLFCTYIAHGLYGVLVNWDNNDYQEPTLYMAQQITSILIFGHTDLDFSIEDHGSSTIEIIV, from the coding sequence ATGGAATTAGAAAGAAGTACCGACAAGCGGATTTTAAAAAGTAAAAAAGCTATCTCAGATGCTTTTATTGCTTTATTAAAAGAAACAGAAAAAGATGAAGGGTTTAAAAAAATCACGATCACTGACATTGTCCGCAAAGCCGATGTCAATCGCGGGACTTTTTATAAACATTTTTACTTTAAAGAAGATATCTTAAAAGAGACACAAGCTGATATTCTGAGTGAGTTTTCTTTAATGTTAACAGAGAATTACCAGGGTGTACGTTTCTCTAGTTTAAAAGATACTCCTCTAAATGATTCTATTTTTAAATTTATTTTAGAAAACAAAGACTTTTTCCATTTAGCTTTTCAATCCATTGGTTTTTCAAATCTCCAAATGGATTTCACAAAATGCATTGAAGATGTTCTGACAAATCAATTCTTCTTGCATGCTGCGCCTTCTCATATCTCTAAGTCGTTATTTTGCACGTATATTGCACATGGCCTTTACGGCGTATTGGTAAATTGGGACAACAACGATTACCAAGAACCGACTCTTTATATGGCACAGCAGATCACTTCTATTCTTATCTTTGGCCATACAGATTTAGATTTTTCAATTGAAGACCATGGATCTAGTACAATAGAAATCATCGTTTGA
- a CDS encoding immunoglobulin-like domain-containing protein, which translates to MEKTFQTNELTTPVIEAGNIELRVGESYDLLVGVTAVDSSGKDISRELEVENGIDVHKEGIYSVHYSIRDSSGCKVTKTVRAKVS; encoded by the coding sequence ATGGAAAAGACCTTTCAAACAAACGAACTTACGACACCTGTCATCGAAGCTGGAAATATAGAATTGCGTGTAGGTGAAAGTTATGACCTGCTGGTAGGTGTGACTGCTGTTGATTCTTCTGGAAAAGACATCTCAAGAGAGTTAGAAGTAGAGAATGGGATCGATGTCCATAAAGAAGGGATCTATTCTGTTCATTACAGTATACGAGATTCGTCTGGATGTAAGGTGACTAAAACGGTTCGTGCAAAAGTAAGTTGA
- a CDS encoding SRPBCC family protein codes for MLAEIKQQNNKTVVELNRDFPYPIETVWQMLTDNAYLAKWFNELRIESLSEGGKIVFDLGNGHFEEMTITQVKVPTILTFTWDKELVSFQLNETAESSTHLVFKEFVDTVTEHTPRDIAGWHVCLDVIRALLEGKTDVTHEKKQWESLYPKYKELFQIQ; via the coding sequence ATGCTAGCTGAAATTAAACAACAAAATAACAAAACGGTTGTGGAATTGAACCGAGATTTTCCTTATCCGATTGAAACGGTTTGGCAGATGTTAACGGATAATGCTTATTTGGCTAAATGGTTTAACGAGTTGAGGATCGAATCATTGAGCGAAGGCGGAAAAATCGTCTTTGACTTGGGAAACGGTCATTTTGAAGAAATGACGATCACTCAAGTTAAAGTTCCAACTATTTTGACATTCACTTGGGATAAAGAGTTAGTCAGTTTTCAGTTGAATGAGACTGCAGAGAGTTCAACACACTTAGTTTTTAAAGAATTTGTCGATACGGTTACTGAACATACACCGCGGGACATTGCCGGTTGGCATGTCTGCTTAGACGTTATTCGAGCTCTTTTAGAGGGGAAAACAGATGTAACCCATGAGAAGAAACAGTGGGAGTCCCTTTATCCAAAATATAAAGAACTATTTCAAATACAGTAA
- a CDS encoding PTS lactose/cellobiose transporter subunit IIA, with amino-acid sequence MGLIINGGNAKSDAMEAIQAAKTGDFALAEQKLEESDKALVEAHHSQTSMLTQEASGEDMKVTLLLVHSQDHLMNAITFRDMASEVVDVYKKMAGVTVD; translated from the coding sequence ATGGGTTTGATCATCAATGGTGGAAATGCTAAAAGCGATGCTATGGAAGCGATCCAAGCTGCCAAAACAGGCGACTTTGCTTTAGCAGAACAAAAACTAGAAGAATCAGATAAAGCTTTGGTTGAAGCACACCATTCACAAACATCTATGCTGACACAAGAAGCTTCAGGAGAAGATATGAAAGTGACGCTGTTATTAGTTCATAGCCAAGATCACTTGATGAATGCTATCACATTCCGTGATATGGCTTCTGAAGTGGTTGATGTCTACAAAAAAATGGCTGGTGTAACAGTCGATTAA
- a CDS encoding PTS sugar transporter subunit IIB, whose amino-acid sequence MADKTIMLVCSAGMSTSLLVTKMMKAAEARGLDADIFAVSAAEADHNLGSKEIDVLLLGPQVRFMKSQFEKKLAGKDIPLEVINMQDYGMMNGENVLNQALTLIK is encoded by the coding sequence ATGGCAGACAAAACAATTATGTTAGTATGTTCAGCAGGTATGAGTACAAGTTTATTGGTAACCAAAATGATGAAAGCAGCAGAAGCAAGAGGCTTAGACGCAGACATCTTCGCCGTTTCAGCAGCGGAAGCCGATCATAACTTAGGTTCAAAAGAGATTGATGTCTTATTATTAGGACCGCAAGTTCGTTTCATGAAATCTCAATTCGAGAAAAAATTAGCCGGTAAAGATATTCCATTAGAAGTCATCAATATGCAAGACTACGGTATGATGAACGGTGAAAACGTGTTAAACCAAGCTTTAACACTCATTAAATAA
- a CDS encoding sigma 54-interacting transcriptional regulator has protein sequence MLSRKKDILTYIENHSEKLSAQDIADALELDRANVSRYLNELYKEDQIEKIKGRPVLYRSKAHKHPLPLEGKNGKAFGQLIGHDASLKVMIQQAKAAVLYPPRGLHTIIFGKTGTGKSLFAECMYQFALESQALSADAPFVSFNCADYAQNPQLLFGHIFGVKKGSYTGATEDRAGLIHQADGGILFLDEIHRLPPEGQEMLFTFIDKGVYRPLGESNETHTASVQIIGATTESSEVLLATFNRRIPMTITLPPLSERTIEERYELVETFLHQEAQRLNQKIVAEREVLLAFMLYPAEANIGQVQRDLKLVCAKAFLHYRTHETDHLSITQQDLPLVVQKGLLLVKEAPERLERLVDRHKSHFTYVPTSQKTSINQDPVSDMSVYNAIEERVDEALEKGMLEDVDLEGFIQNNMTQYFSEYVEQLSLSDIHQELIPADIRTLTDILYDFAAERLERTYHTKSRFAFALHLQSTFERIKEGRPIVHPDLNGVRKNYSKEFQVAIDLSAIIEERLAIEIPFDEIGFITMFLTLDVEEPTQPLTQQVGVMVLMHGRSTASSMLETVQELLDTTVGVALNMPLTMKVNEMYERVRQTIAVDQESYEQGLLVLTDMGSLNAFGDMLAEELGLTVRTLSMVSTPVVLEAVRMASVGRSLEDIYQSCQMTIGNSAPKSSPIVPDKPQAIVVACFTGEGVAKKLEKRLASVIDSETAEIIPLQFLQAEDFKKRIDQLSKQYSIKAIIGTVPIEHQNIPYFSAYDAFDDEKMDLIKKHLEEEIPIEQISQSLTGTLKQVGSVKDLILRLQKILQQLEIELSVGIPAGVKTGMVLHLAFLCESLKTNAYSRSFPNSEAYEKQHRLELNAVETVLMPLEKHYNISIPKDELAYIVQMIVENQLKLKS, from the coding sequence ATGCTGTCTCGTAAAAAAGATATTTTAACGTATATAGAAAACCATTCAGAAAAACTATCGGCTCAAGATATAGCAGATGCACTAGAATTGGATCGTGCAAATGTCAGCCGCTATTTAAACGAATTGTATAAAGAAGACCAAATTGAAAAAATAAAAGGACGTCCGGTGTTGTATCGAAGCAAAGCACACAAACATCCTTTACCGCTTGAAGGAAAAAACGGCAAAGCTTTTGGACAGTTGATTGGACACGATGCCTCTTTAAAAGTCATGATCCAACAAGCCAAAGCTGCCGTATTATACCCGCCGCGAGGGCTGCACACCATTATTTTTGGAAAAACTGGGACTGGGAAATCCTTATTTGCTGAGTGCATGTATCAATTTGCCTTGGAATCGCAAGCTTTATCAGCTGATGCGCCTTTTGTATCGTTTAACTGTGCAGATTATGCTCAAAACCCGCAATTGTTATTTGGTCATATTTTTGGAGTCAAAAAAGGATCATATACAGGAGCAACGGAAGATCGGGCTGGATTGATTCATCAAGCAGACGGAGGAATATTGTTTCTTGATGAAATCCATCGTCTGCCGCCGGAAGGGCAAGAAATGTTGTTTACGTTTATCGATAAAGGCGTTTACCGGCCTTTAGGCGAAAGCAATGAAACCCATACCGCTAGTGTTCAAATCATAGGAGCGACGACTGAAAGTTCTGAAGTTTTATTGGCAACGTTTAACCGTCGGATTCCGATGACCATCACTTTGCCGCCTTTATCCGAGCGAACGATTGAAGAACGCTACGAGTTGGTGGAAACGTTCTTGCACCAAGAGGCGCAACGCTTGAATCAAAAAATCGTAGCCGAACGCGAAGTGCTGCTAGCTTTCATGCTGTATCCGGCAGAAGCCAATATTGGGCAAGTCCAACGTGATTTGAAACTGGTTTGCGCGAAAGCTTTTTTACATTACCGCACACATGAAACCGATCATTTAAGCATTACTCAACAAGATTTGCCGCTAGTCGTTCAAAAAGGGCTGTTGTTAGTCAAGGAAGCACCCGAACGTTTGGAACGATTAGTTGATCGGCATAAAAGCCATTTTACTTATGTCCCAACCAGCCAAAAAACGTCAATTAATCAAGATCCGGTCTCAGATATGAGTGTTTACAATGCGATTGAAGAACGAGTGGACGAAGCCTTAGAAAAAGGAATGTTGGAAGACGTTGACTTAGAAGGCTTTATCCAAAACAATATGACACAATACTTCAGTGAATACGTGGAGCAATTATCATTATCGGATATTCACCAAGAGTTGATTCCAGCTGACATCCGCACTTTGACCGATATTTTATACGATTTTGCAGCAGAGCGGTTGGAGCGAACCTACCATACCAAATCACGATTCGCCTTTGCATTGCATTTGCAAAGTACGTTTGAACGCATCAAAGAAGGACGTCCGATCGTTCATCCAGATTTAAATGGGGTTCGTAAAAACTATTCTAAAGAATTTCAAGTTGCTATTGATTTATCCGCTATTATTGAAGAACGCCTGGCAATTGAGATTCCTTTTGACGAAATCGGCTTTATTACCATGTTTTTGACATTGGATGTCGAAGAACCGACGCAGCCCCTTACTCAACAAGTTGGTGTGATGGTCTTGATGCATGGCAGATCAACAGCCAGCAGTATGTTGGAAACGGTGCAAGAGTTGCTGGATACAACAGTGGGCGTAGCTTTGAACATGCCGTTAACCATGAAAGTCAATGAGATGTATGAAAGAGTACGCCAAACCATTGCGGTTGATCAAGAAAGCTATGAACAAGGACTGCTGGTTTTGACCGATATGGGGTCTTTGAACGCCTTTGGAGATATGCTTGCTGAAGAACTAGGTCTAACCGTTCGGACGCTCTCAATGGTCAGTACGCCGGTTGTGTTGGAAGCCGTTCGAATGGCCAGCGTCGGAAGATCGCTAGAAGACATTTATCAAAGCTGCCAAATGACGATTGGAAACAGCGCTCCTAAAAGTTCGCCTATAGTTCCCGATAAACCTCAAGCGATCGTAGTCGCTTGTTTTACCGGAGAAGGGGTCGCCAAAAAATTAGAAAAACGATTAGCTTCTGTTATCGATTCAGAGACCGCAGAAATTATTCCGCTGCAATTTTTACAGGCCGAAGATTTTAAAAAGCGCATCGATCAATTGAGCAAACAGTACAGCATTAAAGCCATTATCGGAACGGTGCCCATAGAGCATCAAAACATTCCTTACTTTTCAGCTTATGATGCCTTTGATGATGAGAAAATGGATTTGATCAAAAAACATTTAGAAGAAGAAATCCCTATTGAACAAATAAGCCAATCGTTAACAGGTACGTTAAAACAAGTGGGTTCGGTGAAAGACTTGATTTTGCGTCTGCAAAAGATACTCCAACAATTGGAAATTGAATTGAGCGTGGGAATACCTGCTGGTGTGAAAACCGGAATGGTGTTGCATCTGGCTTTTTTATGCGAAAGCTTAAAAACAAATGCGTATTCGCGTTCGTTTCCTAATTCAGAAGCTTATGAAAAACAACACCGGTTGGAATTGAATGCCGTTGAAACCGTGCTGATGCCGTTAGAAAAGCACTATAACATAAGCATTCCTAAAGACGAACTGGCTTATATTGTCCAAATGATCGTAGAAAATCAGCTAAAACTAAAATCTTGA
- a CDS encoding DEAD/DEAH box helicase, producing MNDKIAPALQQYWKELDYTTPSAIQNKVYEPMKAGKDVVGISPTGTGKTVAYTLPALEQVEPKGGVQVLILAPSQELAVQVAAVVQEWSKQLGLSVQTLIGGANKVRQIEKLKEKPEVIVGTPGRILEIAETKKLKLHQVKTVILDEADQLLQQDQLSTVRNVIGKLPGDRQMAFFSATSNELMEDLPKWFNVDPEWIDATEEDESKGEVLHAYIETPTRKRVEILRRLTHMEGFSGLVFVNNVANLTLAFEKLQYEGISVTVLHSEKYKTERQHALQQFRDGKVKLLLTTDVASRGLDIRGLPYVIQYDLPLNKESYIHRSGRTARMGQSGTVLTLVNGRELREFKKIISPLELPLTPLYLYGGELVLERPESEETEGTSPDSKAKTKTKPKTKEKSKTEPLKKPAAESAEPIKKKKKGRKKIDKNKGARKKNKL from the coding sequence ATGAATGACAAAATAGCACCTGCATTACAACAGTATTGGAAAGAATTGGACTATACGACACCATCTGCCATTCAAAATAAAGTATATGAACCTATGAAAGCTGGAAAAGACGTCGTTGGGATTTCACCAACTGGAACAGGGAAAACAGTAGCCTATACGCTGCCAGCTTTAGAACAAGTGGAGCCAAAAGGCGGCGTACAAGTTCTCATTTTAGCTCCTTCACAAGAATTAGCTGTGCAAGTTGCAGCCGTTGTTCAAGAATGGAGCAAACAACTGGGTCTATCTGTCCAAACATTGATTGGCGGAGCGAATAAAGTTCGCCAAATTGAAAAGTTAAAAGAAAAACCGGAAGTAATCGTTGGTACACCTGGTCGGATTCTTGAAATTGCAGAAACAAAAAAATTGAAACTGCATCAAGTCAAGACGGTTATTCTAGATGAAGCGGATCAATTGCTGCAACAAGATCAATTGAGTACTGTCCGCAATGTAATTGGGAAATTGCCGGGTGATCGCCAAATGGCTTTCTTTTCAGCAACCAGCAATGAGTTGATGGAAGACTTGCCTAAATGGTTCAATGTTGACCCAGAGTGGATCGATGCTACTGAAGAAGACGAATCTAAAGGCGAAGTGCTGCATGCATATATTGAAACACCGACCCGTAAACGGGTAGAGATTTTACGCCGCTTAACACATATGGAAGGATTCAGTGGGCTGGTATTCGTAAACAACGTAGCTAATTTAACCTTGGCTTTTGAAAAATTACAATACGAAGGAATCTCGGTCACTGTTTTGCATTCTGAAAAATACAAAACAGAACGTCAGCATGCGCTGCAGCAGTTTCGTGACGGCAAAGTTAAATTATTGTTGACGACAGATGTCGCTTCACGTGGTTTAGACATTCGCGGGTTGCCTTACGTTATTCAATACGATTTGCCGTTAAATAAAGAAAGTTACATTCACCGTTCTGGACGTACTGCGCGTATGGGACAGTCTGGAACTGTTTTGACCTTAGTGAATGGCCGTGAATTGCGAGAATTCAAAAAAATCATTTCGCCGTTGGAACTGCCGTTAACGCCATTGTATCTTTATGGTGGAGAACTGGTTTTGGAACGTCCGGAAAGCGAAGAAACAGAAGGTACTAGCCCTGATAGTAAAGCAAAAACAAAAACGAAACCGAAAACAAAGGAAAAGTCAAAAACAGAGCCGCTGAAAAAACCAGCAGCCGAATCAGCTGAACCTATTAAGAAAAAGAAAAAAGGGCGTAAAAAAATAGATAAAAATAAAGGCGCTCGTAAAAAGAACAAGCTATAA
- a CDS encoding Gfo/Idh/MocA family protein gives MVLRLGIIGTNWITNQFVDAAVETGEYEMVGVYSRTVDKAKSFGEPYGATVFETDLETYAQHPELDVIYVASPNSLHFEQALTLMKAGKHVIVEKPMFSNPKEWETAVKIAKDNNVFLFEAARHIHEENFNIVKEEIKNIENLQGANFTYMKYSSRYSQVLAGHEPNIFSLKFSGGALSDLGVYPIYAALSWFGVPKSSHYFCTKIATGVDGKGTVILRYDTFDVTINTGKIANSYLPSEIYGLNKTLSMDSVSGITTVEIIDRKTDLKENIAQTSVANPMIEEVLAFAHVLNHPTDEEALKNYQEWQELSGQVNQILMDLRKDADIVFEADNR, from the coding sequence ATGGTATTACGTTTAGGAATTATTGGAACAAACTGGATTACCAATCAATTTGTGGATGCAGCAGTTGAAACAGGTGAGTATGAAATGGTAGGAGTCTATTCACGAACAGTGGATAAAGCTAAGTCATTTGGAGAACCATATGGCGCGACTGTTTTTGAAACAGATTTGGAAACCTACGCTCAACATCCTGAATTAGATGTGATCTACGTAGCTTCACCGAATAGCCTACACTTTGAACAAGCATTGACCTTAATGAAAGCCGGCAAACACGTCATTGTTGAAAAGCCAATGTTTTCGAATCCGAAAGAATGGGAAACAGCAGTGAAAATCGCTAAAGACAACAATGTGTTTTTATTTGAAGCTGCCCGTCATATTCATGAAGAAAACTTTAATATTGTAAAAGAAGAAATAAAAAATATTGAAAACTTACAAGGCGCTAACTTTACGTATATGAAATATTCTTCGCGTTACAGCCAAGTATTAGCAGGCCACGAGCCGAACATCTTCTCTTTGAAGTTTTCTGGCGGAGCATTATCAGATTTAGGCGTTTACCCTATTTACGCCGCGCTTTCATGGTTTGGCGTACCAAAATCAAGCCACTACTTCTGCACGAAAATTGCTACCGGAGTGGACGGCAAAGGAACGGTTATCTTGCGTTACGATACCTTCGATGTGACGATCAATACAGGGAAAATCGCTAATTCGTATTTGCCTTCTGAAATCTATGGGTTAAACAAAACCCTTTCCATGGACAGCGTCAGCGGAATAACGACCGTTGAAATCATTGACCGCAAAACAGATCTAAAAGAAAACATTGCTCAAACCAGTGTTGCTAATCCAATGATCGAAGAAGTTCTAGCTTTTGCTCATGTATTGAATCATCCAACAGATGAAGAGGCATTAAAAAATTATCAAGAATGGCAAGAACTAAGCGGACAAGTGAACCAAATTTTAATGGATTTACGTAAAGATGCCGATATTGTATTTGAAGCCGACAATCGTTAA